From Schistocerca americana isolate TAMUIC-IGC-003095 chromosome 11, iqSchAmer2.1, whole genome shotgun sequence, the proteins below share one genomic window:
- the LOC124554213 gene encoding uncharacterized protein LOC124554213: METSRGENSERMEEHNEGEECEAARGRVISKTERKKRKLEEANQKTEIINGGAKKLKTSTDEAAAPVLQKHRLKVESSDLTHASAPVTKEAGKSGSGGTDREVEVKEEMFVSMKLAVVLEGFPDVKMTEEQAEVVETVLVKSINLSDQGEPIQFSATNYEHGGLVFTCVNRATHAWLQSTAQRIVPWPGARLLVAQAETTLKGSRLILWVDERMGLNKKTYKQIVELFEKQNKNISTAKWKILKREAEVDKRKRVTLWVDDKSFEHLKARNFKLFLGLSQAKFILMSEWRKLNTQLRRELKFTDSDSRTSDRRVSRTSDRRVSHTSDHRVSRTSDRRVSSDRQESRASDRQESRASDRQESRASDRQESRASDRQESRASDHRDSRAPHRREPHALVDHKSRASDHREHHVLEHHEPRASDRHEHRASDRHEHRASDRHEPRASDRHEPHALDRHERRTSERHERHTSVRHEARVSDRNEARALDRHEARSLDRHEARASDRHEARASDRHEARASDRHEARASDRHEARASDRHEARASDRHEARASDRHEARASDRHEARASDRHEARASDRHEARASDRHEARASDRHEARASDRHEARASDRHEARASDRHEPRGSDRHEPRGSDRHEPRGSDRHEPRGSDRHEQRGSDRDEPRGSDRDEPRGSDRHKHRASDRPEPRTSVHREPRTSVHREPRTSVHREPRTSVHREPPTSDRREPRISALLEPRASGRLEPRASGRLESRTTDLQEYRASDLLWSHASDSRWSHASDFLWAPPSDHLEPRTLGRRGSHTLAHLEPRPKDRLEPRSVDLLMPCFTERLGPLAAQRLQIRASDQLEPRRVDRLLSSSSDHLGSHNLQRLESRIADHTEPRATDRMAPRALTRRGSPSLDSVILRTSFRRRSPALDHVAPRTLFRRGSPAVGHVKSPTSDIRRRTTSDRLKAHSLDRQMVCSSDRQMARSMDRRVARSSDHRVARSSDRRVARSSDRRVGRSADRRVSRSADRRVSRSADRRVSRSADRRVARSADRRVARSADRRVARSADRRVARSADRRVARSADRRVARSADRRVARSADRRVARSADRRVARSADRRVARSAERWVARSSERRLPRSSADRRLPRSSADRRLPRSSADRRLARSSADRRLARSSADRRLARFQTDRRGSRHPDNLAPPGSLVHQGSSTLDHREASASSRWEPRASECAQPRDTDRFDPRASERLVPRSSDRFDPRVSECPLSRTSDRFDPRASERLLARTSDRLKQHSSDRPELRTSAHQELRTSDCPEPRTSDRREPRGSDCREPRTSDRRDGRVSDRREPGTSDRRLPRETDYSAPDQSQLRKRMSVVSDPLSPKRTRYTASYLMPSLDSRHMTQSRDKSENSRFKDSDQLLSCDSRFRGSDEPPIQESRFRGSDLWMRR, encoded by the exons ATGGAAACATCGAGAGGTGAGAATTCTGAACGGATGGAAGAACACAATGAGGGAGAAGAATGTGAGGCAGCAAGGGGAAGAGTGATATCAAAAACTGAACGAAAGAAGCGGAAACTAGAGGAAGCTAACCAAAAGACTGAAATTATTAATGGGGGtgctaaaaaattaaaaactagtaCTGACGAAGCAGCAGCACCTGTACTGCAAAAACACAGATTGAAAGTAGAGTCTAGTGACCTTACTCATGCCAGTGCTCCTGTAACTAAAGAGGCCGGCAAAAGCGGAAGTGGTGGTACTGATCGAGAAGTGGAAGTAAAGGAGGAAATGTTTGTCTCGATGAAGCTGGCTGTTGTACTCGAAGGTTTTCCAGATGTCAAGATGACGGAGGAGCAGGCGGAAGTGGTAGAGACTGTGCTTGTGAAGAGCATTAACTTGTCTGACCAGGGGGAACCTATCCAGTTTTCTGCGACAAACTACGAGCATGGAGGCTTGGTGTTCACTTGTGTGAACAGGGCGACACATGCGTGGCTTCAAAGTACTGCTCAAAGGATTGTTCCGTGGCCGGGAGCCAGACTACTGGTTGCTCAGGCGGAGACCACGTTGAAAGGTTCCAGGTTGATTTTGTGGGTGGACGAGAGAATGGGGCTGAATAAGAAAACTTACAAGCAGATTGTGGAAttgtttgagaagcaaaataaaaatatctctACTGCCAAGTGGAAAATCCTCAAGAGAGAGGCAGAGGTAGACAAAAGGAAAAGGGTGACTCTTTGGGTCGATGACAAATCTTTTGAGCATTTGAAGGCAAGgaatttcaaattattccttggctTATCACAAGCTAAATTCATCTTGATGTCGGAATGGAGGAAGCTGAATACACAACTGCGCCGTGAACTCAAATTTACCGATAGTGACTCTCGCACTTCAGACCGTCGGGTGTCTCGCACTTCAGATCGTCGCGTGTCTCACACTTCAGACCATCGAGTGTCCCGCACTTCAGACCGTCGGGTGTCTTCGGACCGTCAGGAGTCTCGCGCTTCGGACCGTCAGGAGTCTCGCGCTTCGGACCGTCAGGAGTCTCGCGCTTCGGACCGTCAGGAGTCTCGCGCTTCGGACCGTCAGGAGTCTCGCGCTTCGGACCATCGCGACTCTCGTGCTCCACACCGTCGAGAGCCGCATGCTTTAGTTGATCACAAATCTCGTGCTTCGGATCATCGTGAGCATCATGTTTTGGAACACCATGAGCCACGTGCTTCGGACCGTCATGAGCATCGCGCTTCGGACCGCCATGAGCATCGCGCTTCGGACCGCCACGAGCCTCGCGCTTCGGACCGCCACGAGCCGCACGCTTTGGACCGCCACGAGCGTCGCACTTCGGAACGCCACGAGCGTCACACTTCGGTACGCCACGAGGCTCGCGTTTCGGACCGCAACGAGGCTCGCGCTTTGGACCGGCACGAGGCTCGCTCTTTGGACCGCCACGAGGCTCGCGCATCGGACCGGCACGAGGCTCGCGCATCGGACCGGCACGAGGCTCGCGCATCGGACCGGCACGAGGCTCGCGCATCGGACCGGCACGAGGCTCGCGCATCGGACCGGCACGAGGCTCGCGCATCGGACCGGCACGAGGCTCGCGCATCGGACCGGCACGAGGCTCGCGCTTCGGACCGCCACGAGGCTCGCGCATCGGACCGGCACGAGGCTCGCGCATCGGACCGGCACGAGGCTCGCGCATCGGACCGGCACGAGGCTCGCGCATCGGACCGGCACGAGGCTCGCGCATCGGACCGGCACGAGGCTCGCGCATCGGACCGGCACGAGGCTCGCGCATCGGACCGGCACGAGCCGCGCGGTTCTGACCGGCACGAGCCGCGCGGTTCTGACCGGCACGAGCCGCGCGGTTCTGACCGGCACGAGCCGCGCGGTTCTGACCGGCACGAGCAGCGCGGTTCTGACCGGGACGAGCCTCGCGGTTCTGACCGGGACGAGCCTCGCGGTTCTGACCGCCACAAGCATCGTGCTTCGGACCGTCCGGAGCCTCGCACTTCTGTCCATCGAGAGCCTCGCACTTCTGTCCATCGAGAGCCTCGCACTTCTGTCCATCGAGAGCCTCGCACTTCTGTCCATCGAGAGCCTCCCACTTCTGATCGTCGGGAGCCTCGCATTTCAGCCCTCCTGGAGCCCCGCGCCTCTGGCCGCCTGGAGCCCCGCGCCTCTGGCCGCCTGGAGTCCCGTACCACCGACCTACAGGAATATCGTGCTTCTGATCTTCTGTGGTCTCATGCTTCGGACTCTCGGTGGTCTCACGCCTCAGACTTCCTGTGGGCACCCCCTTCCGACCATCTGGAGCCCCGCACGTTAGGTCGTCGGGGGTCCCACACCTTGGCTCATCTGGAGCCCCGCCCTAAGGACCGTCTGGAGCCCCGCTCTGTGGACCTTCTAATGCCCTGCTTTACAGAGCGTTTGGGTCCCCTTGCTGCCCAACGTTTGCAGATCCGTGCTTCAGACCAGCTGGAGCCCCGCCGCGTGGACCGTTTGCTGTCCAGCAGTTCAGACCATCTCGGCTCCCATAATTTACAACGTTTGGAATCCCGTATTGCAGACCACACTGAGCCTCGTGCTACAGATCGTATGGCGCCCCGTGCGCTCACCCGTCGCGGATCGCCTTCTTTGGACAGTGTCATACTGCGCACCTCGTTCCGCAGGAGATCTCCTGCTTTAGACCATGTGGCACCCCGTACCTTGTTCCGTCGGGGGTCTCCTGCTGTGGGACATGTGAAGTCCCCCACTTCAGACATTCGAAGACGCACTACTTCAGACCGTCTGAAGGCCCACTCTTTGGACCGTCAGATGGTGTGCTCTTCTGACCGCCAGATGGCCCGCTCTATGGACCGCCGGGTGGCCAGGTCTTCGGACCACCGGGTGGCCAGGTCTTCGGACCGCCGGGTGGCCAGGTCTTCGGACCGCCGGGTGGGCAGGTCTGCGGACCGCCGGGTGTCCAGGTCTGCGGACCGCCGGGTGTCCAGGTCTGCGGACCGCCGGGTGTCCAGGTCTGCGGACCGCCGGGTGGCCAGGTCTGCGGACCGCCGGGTGGCCAGGTCTGCGGACCGCCGGGTGGCCAGGTCTGCGGACCGCCGGGTGGCCAGGTCTGCGGACCGCCGGGTGGCCAGGTCTGCGGACCGCCGGGTGGCCAGGTCTGCGGACCGCCGGGTGGCCAGGTCTGCGGACCGCCGGGTGGCCAGGTCTGCGGACCGCCGGGTGGCCAGGTCTGCGGACCGCCGGGTGGCCAGGTCTGCGGAGCGATGGGTGGCCAGGTCTTCGGAGCGCCGGCTGCCCCGCTCTTCGGCGGACCGCCGGCTGCCCCGCTCTTCGGCGGACCGCCGGCTGCCCCGCTCTTCGGCGGACCGCAGGCTGGCCCGCTCTTCGGCGGACCGCAGGCTGGCCCGCTCTTCGGCGGACCGCCG GCTGGCCCGCTTTCAGACGGACCGTCGTGGGTCCCGCCATCCTGATAATCTGGCACCACCCGGTTCCTTAGTCCATCAGGGGTCTTCCACTTTGGACCATCGGGAGGCTTCTGCTTCTTCACGCTGGGAGCCCCGCGCTTCAGAATGTGCACAACCTCGTGATACAGACCGTTTTGATCCCCGCGCTTCAGAACGCTTGGTGCCCCGTAGTTCCGATCGTTTTGATCCCCGTGTTTCTGAATGCCCACTGTCGCGCACTTCAGACCGTTTTGATCCTCGTGCCTCAGAACGCCTACTGGCCCGCACTTCAGACCGTCTCAAGCAGCACTCTTCTGATCGTCCTGAGCTCCGCACTTCTGCCCATCAGGAGCTCCGCACGTCTGACTGTCCTGAGCCCCGCACGTCTGACCGTCGGGAGCCTCGCGGTTCTGATTGTCGGGAGCCCCGTACTTCTGACCGTCGGGACGGCCGTGTTTCTGACCGTCGAGAGCCCGGCACTTCTGACCGTCGGTTGCCTCGAGAGACTGATTACAGTGCCCCAGATCAATCTCAGCTTCGTAAGAGAATGTCTGTAGTTTCGGATCCCCTTTCACCTAAAAGGACGAGGTATACAGCTTCGTATTTGATGCCATCTCTTGATTCCAGGCACATGACTCAAAGCCGTGATAAGTCTGAGAACTCGAGGTTCAAAGATTCAGATCAACTATTATCCTGTGACTCAAGATTCAGAGGCTCGGATGAGCCGCCTATCCAGGAATCCAGGTTTAGAGGCTCAGATCTCTGGATGAGAAGATAG